The following are from one region of the Mixophyes fleayi isolate aMixFle1 chromosome 7, aMixFle1.hap1, whole genome shotgun sequence genome:
- the DES gene encoding desmin isoform X1 — protein sequence MSQSYSSSQRVSSYRRTFGGASPSYTRSSFGSKGGAASSLSSRVYQVSRASAPSLSSFRASRIAPVRGSYSTDVLDFSLADAMNQEFLQTRTNEKVELQELNDRFANYIEKVRYLEQQNGILVAEVNRLKGKEPTRISELYEEEMRELRHQVDIITNQRSRVEVERDNLADDLQKLKQRLQEEIQLKEDAENNLSAFRADVDAATLARIDLERRIESLQEEIAFLKKIHEEEIRDLQAQLQEQHVQVEMDISKPDLTAALRDIRAQYENIAAKNVSEAEEWYKSKVSDLNQAAQKNHDNLRQTKQELMEYRHQIQSYTCEIDALKGTNESLIRQMRDLEERYNGEAAGYQDSISRLEEEIRNLKDEMARHLREYQDLLNVKMALDIEIATYRKLLEGEESRITLPIQTYSALSFRETSPEQRSSEIHTKKTVMIKTIETRDGEVVSEASQQHQEVL from the exons ATGAGCCAGTCATACTCATCCAGCCAACGGGTGTCTTCCTACCGCCGTACCTTTGGTGGGGCATCACCCTCATACACTAGGTCCTCTTTTGGATCAAAAGGAGGCGCCGCCAGCTCATTGAGCTCCAGAGTGTACCAGGTATCCCGTGCCTCAGCCCCAAGTCTATCCAGTTTCAGGGCATCAAGGATCGCCCCCGTAAGAGGGAGCTACTCTACAGATGTCCTCGACTTCAGCCTGGCAGATGCAATGAACCAGGAGTTCTTGCAGACAAGGACCAATGAGAAGGTTGAGCTACAAGAGCTGAATGACAGATTCGCCAATTACATTGAAAAAGTCCGTTACCTGGAGCAGCAGAATGGGATCCTGGTGGCCGAAGTCAACCGTCTCAAAGGCAAAGAGCCAACAAGAATCAGTGAGCTGTACGAGGAAGAGATGAGGGAGCTGAGGCACCAGGTGGACATCATTACTAACCAAAGGTCAcgggtggaggtggaaagggacaACCTGGCTGATGACCTGCAGAAACTGAAGCAGAG ATTGCAGGAGGAAATCCAACTTAAAGAAGATGCGGAGAATAATCTGTCGGCCTTCAGAGCA GATGTTGATGCTGCCACCTTGGCCCGGATTGACTTGGAGAGGCGCATTGAATCCCTGCAGGAAGAGATCGCATTCCTGAAAAAGATTCACGAGGAG GAAATCCGTGATCTGCAGGCGCAGCTACAAGAACAGCACGTCCAGGTAGAAATGGACATTTCCAAACCAGACTTAACCGCAGCCCTCAGAGACATCCGGGCTCAGTACGAGAACATTGCTGCCAAGAATGTATCAGAAGCCGAGGAATGGTACAAGTCTAAG GTGTCTGATCTCAACCAGGCCGCACAGAAGAACCACGATAATCTGCGCCAGACCAAGCAGGAGTTGATGGAATACCGCCACCAAATCCAGTCCTACACCTGCGAGATTGACGCTCTCAAGGGAACT AACGAGTCCCTGATCCGCCAGATGCGAGACCTGGAGGAACGGTACAACGGAGAGGCCGCTGGGTACCAGGACTCCATCTCCCGACTAGAGGAGGAAATCCGTAACCTGAAGGACGAGATGGCCAGACACCTCCGCGagtaccaggatctgctgaacgTCAAGATGGCGTTGGACATTGAGATCGCCACTTACCGTAAACTGCTGGAAGGAGAGGAGAGCAG GATCACACTTCCCATCCAGACATATTCTGCATTGAGCTTCAGAG AGACCAGCCCAGAGCAGAGATCTTCTGAAATTCACACCAAAAAAACAGTCATGATCAAAACTATTGAGACCCGAGACGGAGAG GTCGTCAGTGAGGCTTCCCAGCAGCATCAGGAGGTCCTGTGA
- the DES gene encoding desmin isoform X2, whose amino-acid sequence MSQSYSSSQRVSSYRRTFGGASPSYTRSSFGSKGGAASSLSSRVYQVSRASAPSLSSFRASRIAPVRGSYSTDVLDFSLADAMNQEFLQTRTNEKVELQELNDRFANYIEKVRYLEQQNGILVAEVNRLKGKEPTRISELYEEEMRELRHQVDIITNQRSRVEVERDNLADDLQKLKQRLQEEIQLKEDAENNLSAFRADVDAATLARIDLERRIESLQEEIAFLKKIHEEEIRDLQAQLQEQHVQVEMDISKPDLTAALRDIRAQYENIAAKNVSEAEEWYKSKVSDLNQAAQKNHDNLRQTKQELMEYRHQIQSYTCEIDALKGTNESLIRQMRDLEERYNGEAAGYQDSISRLEEEIRNLKDEMARHLREYQDLLNVKMALDIEIATYRKLLEGEESRITLPIQTYSALSFRETSPEQRSSEIHTKKTVMIKTIETRDGEN is encoded by the exons ATGAGCCAGTCATACTCATCCAGCCAACGGGTGTCTTCCTACCGCCGTACCTTTGGTGGGGCATCACCCTCATACACTAGGTCCTCTTTTGGATCAAAAGGAGGCGCCGCCAGCTCATTGAGCTCCAGAGTGTACCAGGTATCCCGTGCCTCAGCCCCAAGTCTATCCAGTTTCAGGGCATCAAGGATCGCCCCCGTAAGAGGGAGCTACTCTACAGATGTCCTCGACTTCAGCCTGGCAGATGCAATGAACCAGGAGTTCTTGCAGACAAGGACCAATGAGAAGGTTGAGCTACAAGAGCTGAATGACAGATTCGCCAATTACATTGAAAAAGTCCGTTACCTGGAGCAGCAGAATGGGATCCTGGTGGCCGAAGTCAACCGTCTCAAAGGCAAAGAGCCAACAAGAATCAGTGAGCTGTACGAGGAAGAGATGAGGGAGCTGAGGCACCAGGTGGACATCATTACTAACCAAAGGTCAcgggtggaggtggaaagggacaACCTGGCTGATGACCTGCAGAAACTGAAGCAGAG ATTGCAGGAGGAAATCCAACTTAAAGAAGATGCGGAGAATAATCTGTCGGCCTTCAGAGCA GATGTTGATGCTGCCACCTTGGCCCGGATTGACTTGGAGAGGCGCATTGAATCCCTGCAGGAAGAGATCGCATTCCTGAAAAAGATTCACGAGGAG GAAATCCGTGATCTGCAGGCGCAGCTACAAGAACAGCACGTCCAGGTAGAAATGGACATTTCCAAACCAGACTTAACCGCAGCCCTCAGAGACATCCGGGCTCAGTACGAGAACATTGCTGCCAAGAATGTATCAGAAGCCGAGGAATGGTACAAGTCTAAG GTGTCTGATCTCAACCAGGCCGCACAGAAGAACCACGATAATCTGCGCCAGACCAAGCAGGAGTTGATGGAATACCGCCACCAAATCCAGTCCTACACCTGCGAGATTGACGCTCTCAAGGGAACT AACGAGTCCCTGATCCGCCAGATGCGAGACCTGGAGGAACGGTACAACGGAGAGGCCGCTGGGTACCAGGACTCCATCTCCCGACTAGAGGAGGAAATCCGTAACCTGAAGGACGAGATGGCCAGACACCTCCGCGagtaccaggatctgctgaacgTCAAGATGGCGTTGGACATTGAGATCGCCACTTACCGTAAACTGCTGGAAGGAGAGGAGAGCAG GATCACACTTCCCATCCAGACATATTCTGCATTGAGCTTCAGAG AGACCAGCCCAGAGCAGAGATCTTCTGAAATTCACACCAAAAAAACAGTCATGATCAAAACTATTGAGACCCGAGACGGAGAG AACTGA